A segment of the uncultured Methanobrevibacter sp. genome:
CTAAATCTGTTTGGATTTCTTCACTGTTTAGATACTCTGTTTTTTCTTTACCGATTTCTTTAACGATATGTGCAAAGTCTGTGATTTCTAAATTTTTCAATTCATCAGCTGTTTTATCTGAAAGCTTATTTTCTTTTTTTAACAAGTTAACAATTTCAGTACGCATAAGTTAATCTCCAAAATATTATTTTTGCATATGTTGGCTTTTTACAGCATTTTGATATGATCCAACTGCTGCTGAAATTGCAGCAATTTTTTTACTAGGCATGAATGTGGATTTTAATTTGTTTACATATTCCGCATCCTCTTCAATGATGTTAACCATTTCAGCATCGATACCTTTTTTGTGCTGATCGATGAAATGGGTATTTAAGTCTCCGGAAATGAAATTAGGATTTCTTAAAATTGCTTTATGGAAAGGAATTGTAGTTTTTACACCTAAAATAATATACTCACTTAATGCTCTTTTCATTCTATTAATAGCATCGTTTCTGTTTCTGCCGTAGGTAATCAATTTGGAAATCATTGAGTCATAGAATGTTGGGATTGTATAATTCATATAAACTCCACTGTCTAAACGTACACCAGGTCCACCAGGTGATCTGTAACCTGTAATTTTTCCAGGATTTGGAGCAAAGTCGTTAAGCGGATCTTCTGCATTGATACGGCACTCGATAGCATGACCGTTTACCTGTATGTCATTTTGTGATAAGCTTAACTCTTCACCTGCAGCAATTCTAATCTGCTCTTTAATCAGGTCAGTGTTGGTGACAAGCTCGGTAATTGGGTGTTCTACTTGAATACGTGTATTCATTTCAAGGAAATAGTAGTTGCCGTTGTCATATAAGAATTCAACAGTACCTGCACTTGTATAACCAATATATTCTGCAGCTTTAACGGCACTTCCTCCCATCTGTTCTCTTAACTCTTCAGTCATAATTGGGGAAGGTGCTTCTTCCAAAAGCTTCTGGTGTCTTCTCTGGATTGAACATTCCCTGTCTGCAACATGAATAACATTACCATGTTCATCAGCTAAAAGCTGGAATTCAATGTGACGGGGCTGTTCTAAGTACTTTTCGATAAATACGGTTGAATCTCCGAAGTTTGTTGATGCAACAGATTGGGTAGATTCGATAGCGCGTACAAGTTCATCTTCTTCATAAACCGCACGCATACCTATTCCTCCACCACCTGCGGATGCTTTAACAATAACAGGATATCCGATTTGTCTTGCAATGTCTTTTGCTTCTTCGATATCTGTTACACCTTCAGGTGTACCTTCAATAACAGGAACTCCCGCTTTTTTCATGAGAGCTTTTGAAGTAATTTTGTCTCCCATTTGATGGATTACGTCTCCGGAAGGTCCGATAAGTTTAATTCCATTTTTTTCACATTCTTCTCCGAATTTTTGGTTTTCAGCTAAAAATCCATAACCTGGGTGAATAGCATCTGCACCGGAATCAAGTGCGATACCTATAATTTTCTCTATATTCAAATAAGATTTTGCCGGTGACGGATTTCCTAAAGGAAAACTTTCATCAGCATATTTTGTGTATAGAGAAGTATTATCAGCATCAGAATAAATAGCTACAGTGTCAATGTCAAGTTCACGACATGCACGCATAACTCTTATTGCGATTTCTCCTCTATTTGCAATTAATACTTTTTCAAACATATGAAACCTCTAAGTAATTTTTTTGAAATATATTATAATTATATATTAGATAATTATTAAATATGTTGATTATATGAAAAAAATTACACGTAAAAAGCATCTGGAAATGAAACTTCAATCTGTTCCGCCACATCCAAATCCTAAAGTAGGTCTTGAACAGTACTCAACACCTTCAGTTATAGCTTCCGATTTGATTTGGAATGCAAGTTCTCTAGGGGATATTGAAGGTAAAAATGTTGTTGATCTGGGCTGCGGCAGTGGCATATTGACTTTAGGCTGTGCTCTGATGGGTGCAAATAGGGCATTTGGTGTAGATATTGATAATGATTCTATAACTCTTGCACGTGAGAGCTTAGAAAAGCTTAAAGTTGAAAATGCGGAATTTATTTTAAGCGATATTAACGATTATGATAAGGATGATGCTGTTGATACTGTAATTCAGAATCCTCCGTTTGGATCTCAAAGAAAAGCCGAACACGGTCAGGATTTAAAATTTGTTGAGAAGGCATGTCAGTTAAAGCCCGATGTTCTGTATTCGTTTCACATGGCATCTACTGAAGAATTTTTAATAAGCTACTATGAAAAAAACAATCTTGAAATTACACATATATTCAGATATAATTTTCCAATCCCAAAGATTTATGAGTTTCACACTAAAGAAAAACAAAATGTTGATGTTATTGTAATTAGGGCATTTTCAGATTTTTAAATTTTGCAGAAATCTGATTTATATATTTTTTTTATATATTAAAACAATACCTTTATATAGGGGTTATTACATATCTTATATTAATATATTCTCTGAGTATAAAAAAGTTGGTAGCATAAAAAGAAGCTACGGATATTATAAGTGATATAATATTTTGTAAATGTGTAAGTCTATTTAGTGATAGCTATATAAATGTAGGGTAATCTTTATATACTTTAGTCTATATAAATTAAAGTAATGTATAAAGATGAGCTATCTATATTTATTCCAAATTCATTTCTTTCTGAGTCTAAAGATCTCAAAATTCGTACTTATAAAGTGGGAATTTTAGGAAGAGCTTTGGCTATTTTTCAAGCAGATAATGTGGTTATTTATAATGATGACCATGTAAAAAATGAAGATGGAGCACATGATGGAGATTTTATTGCTGAAATTCTAAGTTATATGAATACTCCTCAATATTTGAGGAAAAAAGCGTTTCCTATAATGCCTGAATTGAAGCATGTTGGAATTCTTCCACCGTTAAGGACTCCTCATCATCCTGTAAATAATCAACCAGACGTGGGCGATTATAGACAAGGTTTCACTGTTAAAAGAAATAAGAAAGGAACTTATGTTGATATAGGTATGGATAAACTTGCATTCTGTAAAGAGCAACTTACTGTTAAAAAAATTTTTGACTTTAAGATAACTAAGATTGCTAAGAAAGAAGTAATAGTCACACCTGATAAACCAGATGACGTTTACTGGGGATATAATGTTATGTCCTCTAATAAGAGTCTTAAAAATAGCTTAAAATTAATTAAACCTGATCTTGTGGTTGAAACTACAAGATATGGAGATTATATTGATTCTATTTTTGATGAATTAAAACATAAAGTAGATGAATGTAAAAGTATTGCTATTTTATTTGGTGGCCCTTATTCTTCAATCGAGGATGATGTTTCCAATCCGAACTGGGATTTATTTAAAGTAAATACCATTCCCGATCAAGGAACTGAAACCGTCAGAACTGAAGAGGCAGTTGTCGCTACACTTTCTTTATTTAACTTTATGAGATTTTAATTCTCTTTGATTTATTAGTCGTATCACGCTAATAGATAACTTGCTCAACTTTTTATACATTAATGTTTTTAGGGCTCTCCTAAAAATTTACTTAGCGCAGAATGATTTATACATTGTATATATTCTTTATTGTGCTTCAATTGAAGTAAACTCAATAGAATATATTGAAATTTAATATTTATCTAGTTGTAATCCTTTTTACAGCTATTTATTATTTCGATGAGGTTATACTTAGTATGATTCTTATCAACTTGTCTAATAACTATTAATTTAGTTATTGAACTTTAAAAAATTAAAATAATTAAAAAATAAGGAAAAATATTAATAAGGAGGTTAAATTAAATGGTTAGACACCACCAGCCAAGAAAAGGGTCAGTTGCTTTTAGTCCAAGAAAAAGAGCAGCAAAAGAAACCCCTAGAGTAAAATCTTGGCCGCAAATGGACGAACCAAAATTACTAGGCCTCGCAGGTTATAAAGTCGGTATGACTCACGCTTTAGTCACTGATACTGATAAAAACTCTCCAACCAATGGTATGGAAGTTTTCACTCCAGTAACCGTATTGGAAGTACCTCCGGTCGTAGTAATGGGAATTAGAGCTTATGAAAAAACTTCTCGTGGTTTGAAAGTAATCACCGAAGTACTTGCAGACAATTTAGATCAAGAACTTTCAAGGAAAATTTCTCTTCCTAAAGAATACAATAAATCTGAAGCTATTGCAAAAATACAAGGTGAATTAGAAAACACAGAAGATATTAGGGTATTAATACACACAAATCCAAAAGTAACTAGCGTACCTAAGAAAAAACCAGATATATTTGAATGTGGTATTGGAGGAGCAAATCCTGAAGAAAAATTAAACACTGCATTAGAATTATTAGGTAATGAAGTAAAAGCTAGCGAAATCTTCAATGAAGGTGAATTTGTTGATGCTATTGCAACTACAAAAGGAAAAGGATTCCAAGGTGTAGTAAAAAGATGGGGAATTAGAATTCAATATGGTAAAGCTGTTAGAGCAGGTAAAGGAAGACACGTTGGTTCTATTGGTCCTTGGACACCTAGAAGAACTATGTGGACTGTTGCACAAGCAGGTCAAATGGGATACCATAAAAGAACTGAATTCAATAAAAGAATTTTAAAAATCGCATCAGCTGATGAAGTTGACCAAATCAACCCAGATGGTGGATTTGTTAAATACGGACTTGTCAAAAACGATTATGTTTTAGTAAAAGGTTCCTTACCAGGTCCTTCTAAAAGATTAGTAATCTTAAGACAACCTATTAGACCTAATAATAAAGCTGAGGATATACCTCAAATTAATTACATCAGTACAAAATCTAAACAAGGGGTATAATCATGAAAGTTAACGTTTATTCTATTGAAGGGGAAGTAAAAGAACAAATCGAACTTCCAGCTATTTTTGATGAAGTATACAGACCAGATTTAATCAAAAGAGCTGTACTTTCTGCACAATCTGCTAGAGTACAACCATGGGGTAATGACCCAATGGCAGGTAAAAGAACTTCCGCTAAAGGATGGGGTTCAGGTAGAGGTACCGCAAGAGTACCAAGGATTAAAAATGGTTCTAAAGCAGCTTTCGTACCAATGGCTATTGGTGGTAGACAAGCACATCCTACTAGAGCTGAAAAAAATCATCACGAAAAAATCAACATTAAAGAAAGAAGATTTGCAATCAGATCTGCTGTTGCAGCAACTACCAATAAAGAAATTGTTGAAGACAGAGGTCACATTGTAGATGATTTAGAACAAGTTCCTATTATTGTTGAAGACGAAATCGAAGCAGTAAAAACTGCAAAACAAACTCGTGAAATTTTCGAAAAATTAGGAGTTTACGATGACGTCATTCGTGCAAAAGAAGGTAAAAGAATCAGAGCAGGTAGAGGAAAAACAAGAGGAAGAAAATACAAAAAAGTAAAAGGACCTCTTGTAGTTGTCGGTGAAGATAACGGTATCTCATTAGGTGCAAGAAACCACGCTGGTGTAGATGTAGTGGTTGTTGAAAACTTAAATGCAGAATTATTAGCACCAGGTACCCACCCAGGAAGACTCACTGTTTATACCAAATCAGCTGTTGAAAAGTTAGGAGGTTTATTCCAATAATTTTGGAAAATAGGTGATTATTATGGATTCATACTCAATTATTATTAAACCTCATGTTACTGAAAAAACCATGAACTTAATCGATATGAACAATGAAATTACTTTTGTTGTAAACCGTAAAGCTAACAAAAGCCAAATCAAAAAAGCTTTTGAAGAGTTATACGAAGAAAAAGTTGCAAAAGTCAATACTCATATCACTACTAAAGGTGTAAAAGTAGCATACATTAAACTCGTTGAAGAAGAAATGGCAGAAGAACTTGCTGTCAGAATAGGAGTATTCTAAGGAGGAATTTGAATGGGAAAACGATTAATACATCAAAGAAGAGGTAGAGGAACTCCTGCTCACCGTGTTGCTTCTCACCGTTTCAAAGATAAAATCAGATACAGATCTTACGATGCATTAGAAAAAGAAGGTAGTATCAAAGGTAAAGTCATTGATATTGTACATGACCCAGCAAGAACCGCTCCTATTGCAGAAGTAAAATTCGAAAATGGTGAAAAGAAATTTATATTAGCACCTGAAAGCATTCAAATCGATGATGAAATTGAATGTGGTATTTCTGCTCCAATTAAATTTGGTAATACTTTACCGCTTGCTGAAATTCCTGAAGGTACTCCAATCTATGATATCGAAAACACTCCTGGAGATGGAGGTCGTTTTGTAAGATCTTCCGGAACTTATGCTAATGTTGTTACTCATGATGCTAACCAAACTGTTGTTGAATTACCATCTGGGGAATTAAAATACTTAAATCCTAACTGCCGTGCTAGTATTGGTGTAGTAGCTGGTGGAGGAAGAAAAGATAAACCATTCCTTAAAGCAGGTAAAAAATGGCATGCTTACAAAGCTAAAGGTAAGAAATTCATGACTGTAAGAGGAGTAGCTATGAACGCTGTAGATCACCCTCACGGGGGAGGTAACAGACAACATCCTGGTCGTCCAACTACTGTTTCAAGACATGCACCACCAGGAAGAAAAGTTGGTTCAATTGCAGCTAAGAGAACAGGTTTAAAAAGATAGATAGAGGGTGTTTCATTGGCAAGAAAAATATTTAAATATAAAGGTTATACTCTTGAAGAACTACA
Coding sequences within it:
- the rpl4p gene encoding 50S ribosomal protein L4, producing MKVNVYSIEGEVKEQIELPAIFDEVYRPDLIKRAVLSAQSARVQPWGNDPMAGKRTSAKGWGSGRGTARVPRIKNGSKAAFVPMAIGGRQAHPTRAEKNHHEKINIKERRFAIRSAVAATTNKEIVEDRGHIVDDLEQVPIIVEDEIEAVKTAKQTREIFEKLGVYDDVIRAKEGKRIRAGRGKTRGRKYKKVKGPLVVVGEDNGISLGARNHAGVDVVVVENLNAELLAPGTHPGRLTVYTKSAVEKLGGLFQ
- a CDS encoding putative RNA uridine N3 methyltransferase, which codes for MYKDELSIFIPNSFLSESKDLKIRTYKVGILGRALAIFQADNVVIYNDDHVKNEDGAHDGDFIAEILSYMNTPQYLRKKAFPIMPELKHVGILPPLRTPHHPVNNQPDVGDYRQGFTVKRNKKGTYVDIGMDKLAFCKEQLTVKKIFDFKITKIAKKEVIVTPDKPDDVYWGYNVMSSNKSLKNSLKLIKPDLVVETTRYGDYIDSIFDELKHKVDECKSIAILFGGPYSSIEDDVSNPNWDLFKVNTIPDQGTETVRTEEAVVATLSLFNFMRF
- a CDS encoding 50S ribosomal protein L23 — its product is MDSYSIIIKPHVTEKTMNLIDMNNEITFVVNRKANKSQIKKAFEELYEEKVAKVNTHITTKGVKVAYIKLVEEEMAEELAVRIGVF
- a CDS encoding METTL5 family protein, with translation MKKITRKKHLEMKLQSVPPHPNPKVGLEQYSTPSVIASDLIWNASSLGDIEGKNVVDLGCGSGILTLGCALMGANRAFGVDIDNDSITLARESLEKLKVENAEFILSDINDYDKDDAVDTVIQNPPFGSQRKAEHGQDLKFVEKACQLKPDVLYSFHMASTEEFLISYYEKNNLEITHIFRYNFPIPKIYEFHTKEKQNVDVIVIRAFSDF
- a CDS encoding acetyl-CoA carboxylase biotin carboxylase subunit — its product is MFEKVLIANRGEIAIRVMRACRELDIDTVAIYSDADNTSLYTKYADESFPLGNPSPAKSYLNIEKIIGIALDSGADAIHPGYGFLAENQKFGEECEKNGIKLIGPSGDVIHQMGDKITSKALMKKAGVPVIEGTPEGVTDIEEAKDIARQIGYPVIVKASAGGGGIGMRAVYEEDELVRAIESTQSVASTNFGDSTVFIEKYLEQPRHIEFQLLADEHGNVIHVADRECSIQRRHQKLLEEAPSPIMTEELREQMGGSAVKAAEYIGYTSAGTVEFLYDNGNYYFLEMNTRIQVEHPITELVTNTDLIKEQIRIAAGEELSLSQNDIQVNGHAIECRINAEDPLNDFAPNPGKITGYRSPGGPGVRLDSGVYMNYTIPTFYDSMISKLITYGRNRNDAINRMKRALSEYIILGVKTTIPFHKAILRNPNFISGDLNTHFIDQHKKGIDAEMVNIIEEDAEYVNKLKSTFMPSKKIAAISAAVGSYQNAVKSQHMQK
- the rpl3p gene encoding 50S ribosomal protein L3; the protein is MVRHHQPRKGSVAFSPRKRAAKETPRVKSWPQMDEPKLLGLAGYKVGMTHALVTDTDKNSPTNGMEVFTPVTVLEVPPVVVMGIRAYEKTSRGLKVITEVLADNLDQELSRKISLPKEYNKSEAIAKIQGELENTEDIRVLIHTNPKVTSVPKKKPDIFECGIGGANPEEKLNTALELLGNEVKASEIFNEGEFVDAIATTKGKGFQGVVKRWGIRIQYGKAVRAGKGRHVGSIGPWTPRRTMWTVAQAGQMGYHKRTEFNKRILKIASADEVDQINPDGGFVKYGLVKNDYVLVKGSLPGPSKRLVILRQPIRPNNKAEDIPQINYISTKSKQGV
- a CDS encoding 50S ribosomal protein L2, which translates into the protein MGKRLIHQRRGRGTPAHRVASHRFKDKIRYRSYDALEKEGSIKGKVIDIVHDPARTAPIAEVKFENGEKKFILAPESIQIDDEIECGISAPIKFGNTLPLAEIPEGTPIYDIENTPGDGGRFVRSSGTYANVVTHDANQTVVELPSGELKYLNPNCRASIGVVAGGGRKDKPFLKAGKKWHAYKAKGKKFMTVRGVAMNAVDHPHGGGNRQHPGRPTTVSRHAPPGRKVGSIAAKRTGLKR